CGGGTGGATTCTATACGTAGAGATAAAACCAGAAGGAGCGAAAATTGGTTACGACAGATGTTGTTGTTTTAGGTGCGGGTTACGGCGGTCTCCAGACCGTACAGCAATTAAGTAAATATTTTAAGGAACGTAAAGACATTCGACTGGTGTTAATTGACCAGCATCCCTATCATACCCTAATGACTCAACTCTATGAACCGGCTGTGGGAACTAAACAGGCTAAGGATATTATGGTGCCCCTGGAAGATATTCTCCCTCAGGACGAGGTATCTTTTATAGAGGGTAAAGTGGCAGCAATTGATTTGGCCAAGCGTCAGGTTTTGGTAGAGGGATTGGCCAAACCGGTTTCCTTTACTTATTTGGTGATTGCCTTGGGTAGCAGAACAGAGTATTTTGGCATCGAAGGCTTACAGGAATACAGCCACAGTTTGAATAATATTCAAACTGCCCAGAGGATTTTCCAACGAATTAGAGACATTCTGGCAGAGTCCGAGGATAGAGCAACCTTTGTTGTGGGAGGTGGGGGACTCACAGGTGTGGAATTTGCCGGAGAACTGGCAGATTGGTTAAGAGACAGTGGGCAGCAAAATGCCGGCCAGGTAATTCTCATTGAAGGGGCTAATCAACTGCTACCCGGCATGTCCCAGGAGATTTGTCAATATGCCCAAAGAACCCTGGAAGAGTTGGGAGTGGAAGT
This region of Desulforamulus ferrireducens genomic DNA includes:
- a CDS encoding NAD(P)/FAD-dependent oxidoreductase encodes the protein MVTTDVVVLGAGYGGLQTVQQLSKYFKERKDIRLVLIDQHPYHTLMTQLYEPAVGTKQAKDIMVPLEDILPQDEVSFIEGKVAAIDLAKRQVLVEGLAKPVSFTYLVIALGSRTEYFGIEGLQEYSHSLNNIQTAQRIFQRIRDILAESEDRATFVVGGGGLTGVEFAGELADWLRDSGQQNAGQVILIEGANQLLPGMSQEICQYAQRTLEELGVEVITGVFVKKVTKESVYLSSGRIVPYSLLMWAGGISGHAVLQTSGLPTDHRGRLLVNEFLQTVGDSRIYGVGDSALVKDPVTGRPIIPTAQTAMQQARAAAYNIYAEINRLPKKVFRPGFVLLCITIGKNRGLGESLGEGDKITIKGLPAAWLKKLIPHKYFYTLGGLKLLRKRLKK